The sequence TTGCCAGCTCTTTCGCGCTGCCACGTTCTGTATCCTCTCTCAGAGAATACCTCGCACATCCGTCTGGCGCTTCGAACCTCTCACTGATTTTCTTTCCAAAGCCAATCCCTTTTCCCAACAGTACATATTCTATATTTTCTTCCATATTAATCGCTATCACACCGTTATTATTTAAGACTTTGCTCACTCTGTACATGATATTCCCCCAGATTTTTTCTTCTGATACTAGGGTAACAAAATCCACGAAAAAAGTAAAGCGGACCTTTCCGGTCCGCTTGAAACTTTTTATTTCCGTTACTGTTCACTATTTTTCGTAACAATCCACTGCAAACAATGGCTCTCCTGCTTTCACCTCACCCTCGGCAAGCAGTCTCACTTTCTGGTTTTCTTTCAGATCTGTGCAAAGAACCGGCGAGCAAAGAGACGGTGCATGCTCTGTCAGATATGAGACATCTATTTTCATCAACAGATCTCCTTTTTTCACACTCTGACCATTTTCAACAAACACTTCAAATCCCTGTCCATTCAGTGCAACCGTATCGATTCCGATATGCAAAAGCATCTCAAGACCTGAGTCCGTCTGGAATCCAAGCGCATGTTTTGTTTCAAATACAAATGCAACCACACCATCTTCCGGCGCCACGATTTCTGCCTCTGTCGGGGTCACACCTGCACCGTCTCCCATCATCTTTCCTGCAAATCCTTCGTCCGGTATCTCTGCTACTTCCACCGCTTTCCCGGTAATCGGACTTGATATGATGATTGTCTCTGTCACTTTTCCTTCGTCTTTGACTGTTTTCTCTGTCACAGCGTTCTCCTCGGAAGAAGATCTCTCAATCACCTCTTCTGTCTCTTCCAAGCTATCATCCGCTGTTTCCAGATAATCTTCCAGATTCGCCTTGATCACAGTCACCTGTGGTCCATAAATGATCTGCACTCCCTGACCTTTTTTTACGATTCCTCTGGAACCACTCTGTTTTAAAATATCCTCATTTACTTTTCCTGCATCTTCGACTGTAATACGAAGTCTTGTCGCACAGCAATCCACATCACTGATATTAGCCTTTCCACCAAGTCCCTTTGTGATAAGTGCACTCACCGGATCCATATGTGCCTCATTTGATGTCGTCTGATTCCCTTCTTTTCTTGCATTTACATCTGCTTTTGTGTACAGTTTTGTCTCTGCATCCTCATCTTCACGTCCCGGTGTCTTAAAGTTGAACTTCTTGATCATAAACGTGAAAATCGCATAGTATAAAATAAAGTAAATAATTCCAACCGGAATGACTCTCATCCAGCTTGTCTTTTCATTTCCCTGTAAAATTCCAAACAGGAAGAAATCAAGGAATCCTCCTGAAAATGTAAGTCCTACCGCAATATTCAGCATATGCGCCACCATATACGCAGAACCTGCCAGGATGACCTGAACAACGAACAACGCCGGCGCCACGAATAAGAATGAAAATTCCAACGGCTCTGTGATACCCGTCAGCATACATGCCAATGCTGCTGAGAGCAGTAATCCGCCTGCCGCTTTTCTTTTTTCCGGTTTTGCACAGCGGTACATCGCAAGCGCAGCGCCCGGAAGTCCAAAGATCATAAATATAAATTCACCTGAGAAATATCTGGTTGCATCTGCACTGAAGTGTGCGATATTCGCCGAATCCGCCAATTGGGCAAAGAAGATATTCTGACCTCCCTGCACAACCTGTCCAGCCACCTCCATACTTCCGCCGACACCTGTCTGCCAAAACGGCATATAAAACACATGATGCAGTCCAAACGGAATCAAGGCACGCTTAATAATACCAAAAATCAAAGTTCCCGCATATCCGCTTCCTGTAACCAGCCCTCCAAGCGCATAGATGCCATTCTGAACCGGCGGCCACACAAAATACATACCAATTCCAACAAACATATATACAATTGTAGA comes from Coprococcus phoceensis and encodes:
- a CDS encoding PTS transporter subunit IIABC: MKDKIFGILQRIGRSFMLPIAILPVAGLLLGIGSSFTNETTIATYGLQKILGDGTVLHALLTIMNKVGSAVFDNLPLIFAVGVAIGMAKKEKEVAALSALIAYFVMNVAINGMLVVTGEITADGQIAKDVLEGTIASVCGIQSLQMGVFGGIIVGLGVAALHNRFHKIALPNALSFFGGSRFVPIISTIVYMFVGIGMYFVWPPVQNGIYALGGLVTGSGYAGTLIFGIIKRALIPFGLHHVFYMPFWQTGVGGSMEVAGQVVQGGQNIFFAQLADSANIAHFSADATRYFSGEFIFMIFGLPGAALAMYRCAKPEKRKAAGGLLLSAALACMLTGITEPLEFSFLFVAPALFVVQVILAGSAYMVAHMLNIAVGLTFSGGFLDFFLFGILQGNEKTSWMRVIPVGIIYFILYYAIFTFMIKKFNFKTPGREDEDAETKLYTKADVNARKEGNQTTSNEAHMDPVSALITKGLGGKANISDVDCCATRLRITVEDAGKVNEDILKQSGSRGIVKKGQGVQIIYGPQVTVIKANLEDYLETADDSLEETEEVIERSSSEENAVTEKTVKDEGKVTETIIISSPITGKAVEVAEIPDEGFAGKMMGDGAGVTPTEAEIVAPEDGVVAFVFETKHALGFQTDSGLEMLLHIGIDTVALNGQGFEVFVENGQSVKKGDLLMKIDVSYLTEHAPSLCSPVLCTDLKENQKVRLLAEGEVKAGEPLFAVDCYEK